In a genomic window of Natranaerovirga pectinivora:
- a CDS encoding sensor domain-containing protein, with translation MNISNGNRSEYININFENYIEGLIIIDDKYTILSCNSEAYKLLEYDNKETLIGENISKFSKIDAKILEIIDKFKIEKQEISRKRWEFIKRDGNILNNELVLIRNKKDTIILIKKLNSDLEISDVFTQDKLKEYAHKDLLTSLYNRTFFMKEIKDQINKAKSLNKNIAILYFDIDNFKTINDTMGHEIGDIVLKMFADELKKLSTVNDIVARLGGDEFAWLITDVKEESEIIHFTNLIKDKFKNPVNIYGNEFYITSSIGISLFPEDTTEAEELMLNADIAMYQAKKEKEKKVIRFIRSMKEDLDEQFKLSTHLRKAIEKDELSVYYQPIVNINTGELISAEALLRWKHSMYGNIPPSKFIPIAEANGLIKEIGDWVLIQVCKQNKKWQEEGYKKIPIAVNISVKQLEEENFADKVLGILKNEQLDPEYIELEITESISMSNLDRVIETLQRFRENNIKISMDDFGTGYSSLGKLKKLAINKLKIDRSFINDLNGQETELVTAIIAMANSLGLNIIAEGIETNEQLNFLQNKNCLFGQGYLFSRPLEKVSFETFMKNG, from the coding sequence ATGAATATTTCTAATGGTAATAGAAGTGAGTACATTAATATTAATTTTGAGAATTATATAGAGGGTCTCATAATTATAGATGATAAATATACAATATTAAGTTGTAATAGTGAGGCATATAAATTATTAGAATATGATAATAAGGAAACTCTAATAGGTGAAAACATCTCTAAATTTTCAAAAATAGATGCTAAAATATTAGAAATTATTGATAAGTTTAAAATAGAAAAGCAAGAAATATCAAGAAAAAGATGGGAATTCATTAAACGAGATGGAAATATATTAAATAATGAATTGGTATTAATAAGAAACAAAAAAGATACGATTATTTTAATTAAAAAGCTTAATAGTGATTTAGAAATATCAGATGTATTCACCCAGGACAAGTTAAAAGAATATGCACACAAAGATTTATTAACAAGTTTATACAATCGTACTTTTTTTATGAAAGAAATAAAGGATCAAATAAATAAAGCAAAAAGCCTTAATAAGAATATCGCAATACTTTATTTTGATATAGACAACTTTAAAACCATTAATGATACAATGGGCCATGAGATTGGGGATATCGTATTAAAAATGTTTGCTGATGAGCTGAAAAAATTATCTACCGTTAATGATATTGTGGCTAGATTAGGGGGAGATGAATTTGCATGGTTGATCACAGATGTTAAGGAAGAATCAGAAATTATTCATTTTACAAATCTCATTAAGGATAAGTTTAAAAACCCTGTAAACATTTATGGCAATGAATTTTACATTACTAGCTCTATAGGTATATCCTTATTCCCAGAAGATACAACTGAGGCAGAAGAATTAATGTTGAATGCCGATATAGCAATGTATCAAGCAAAAAAAGAAAAAGAGAAAAAAGTCATTAGGTTTATTAGAAGTATGAAGGAAGATTTAGATGAGCAATTTAAATTATCTACGCATTTAAGAAAAGCTATTGAAAAAGATGAGTTATCTGTTTACTATCAACCTATAGTAAATATAAACACGGGAGAACTAATCAGCGCAGAAGCATTATTAAGATGGAAGCATTCAATGTATGGAAATATTCCTCCTTCAAAGTTTATCCCTATTGCGGAAGCAAATGGATTAATAAAAGAGATTGGAGATTGGGTATTAATACAAGTATGTAAACAAAACAAAAAGTGGCAAGAGGAAGGGTATAAAAAAATACCTATTGCTGTGAATATTTCTGTAAAACAACTAGAAGAAGAAAATTTTGCAGACAAAGTTCTAGGGATTCTAAAGAATGAACAATTAGACCCAGAATACATAGAATTAGAAATTACAGAAAGTATTTCAATGAGTAACTTAGATAGAGTAATAGAAACATTACAAAGATTTAGGGAGAATAACATAAAAATATCTATGGATGATTTTGGTACTGGGTATTCTTCTTTAGGTAAGTTAAAAAAATTAGCCATTAATAAACTTAAAATTGACCGATCCTTTATAAATGATTTAAATGGGCAAGAAACTGAACTAGTAACAGCTATTATAGCAATGGCCAATAGTTTGGGACTTAATATTATTGCTGAAGGTATAGAAACAAATGAGCAATTAAATTTCCTTCAAAATAAAAATTGTTTATTTGGTCAAGGATATCTTTTTAGTAGACCATTAGAAAAAGTTTCCTTCGAAACATTTATGAAAAATGGATAA
- a CDS encoding S8 family peptidase, translating into MDENNKIEKTEFVPVNCREAIVSNEFADFIVQYEANITDALIAYNAPCYQIIDERYAVLHTPLGPIAQDPALIDISVIPRLFGPYGVSSIDDAGILMLHNQPYLPLRGNGIIIGFVDSGIDYTHPSFIYDNNTSKILSIWDQTIQIGSPPLNFQYGTEYRMEEINLALQSENPLEVVPSVDELGHGTFLAGVAAGRSTGDGRIIGAAPDAEIIMVKLKPGKQFLRDLYLVNEDAVVYQDNDIMMGVKYLMQQAEALDRPLVICLGVGTNQGAHDGTSILEEYVNEIANNFGYVVVVPSGNEANLRHHALGEYPVGVPYEDIEITVAPGERGFSIQVWAYTPDIYSIAILSPTGEFVSRLPPRLGRRDEIQLVLERTVINVENILVEPRTGDQLILVRFLEPTEGMWTIRLFGDVVVVGRYNIWLEREGWINPATQFLRSNPSITVTTLGTAENPITVGAYNHFDNSLFIGSGRGPTRDGRLKPDIVAPGVNVLGPMPNNQIGIMTGTSVAAAHVAGGAALLLEWGILLGNNPMLNTTTVKKMLVRGAIRRPQFDYPNNQWGYGTLNLINTLEILRG; encoded by the coding sequence TTGGATGAAAACAATAAAATTGAAAAAACTGAATTTGTACCTGTAAACTGTAGAGAAGCCATTGTATCAAATGAATTTGCAGACTTTATTGTTCAATATGAAGCAAATATAACAGATGCCCTAATTGCTTATAATGCACCTTGTTATCAAATAATTGATGAACGTTATGCTGTTTTACATACGCCATTAGGACCAATAGCACAAGACCCTGCATTAATAGACATTAGTGTGATTCCAAGACTATTTGGACCATATGGTGTTAGTAGTATTGATGATGCTGGCATACTTATGTTGCACAATCAACCTTACCTACCACTAAGGGGGAATGGTATAATTATTGGATTTGTAGATTCGGGAATTGATTATACCCATCCATCTTTTATATATGATAATAATACTTCTAAAATACTGTCCATTTGGGATCAGACTATACAAATAGGGTCACCACCTCTTAATTTTCAATATGGAACAGAGTACAGGATGGAAGAGATTAATTTAGCATTACAAAGTGAAAATCCATTAGAAGTAGTTCCTTCTGTGGACGAATTAGGTCATGGCACATTTCTTGCTGGCGTTGCAGCAGGTAGAAGTACAGGGGATGGTAGAATCATTGGAGCTGCACCAGATGCAGAAATTATAATGGTTAAATTAAAACCAGGAAAACAGTTTTTAAGAGACTTATACTTAGTGAATGAAGATGCTGTAGTTTATCAAGATAATGATATTATGATGGGTGTAAAATATTTAATGCAGCAAGCTGAGGCTCTCGATCGACCATTGGTAATATGCTTAGGGGTAGGTACAAATCAAGGAGCCCATGATGGCACTTCAATACTTGAGGAATATGTTAATGAGATTGCAAATAACTTTGGGTATGTGGTTGTAGTCCCTTCGGGCAACGAAGCAAATTTAAGACACCATGCACTAGGAGAATACCCAGTTGGAGTGCCCTATGAAGATATAGAAATAACAGTGGCTCCTGGTGAAAGAGGATTTAGTATTCAAGTATGGGCATATACGCCAGATATTTATTCAATAGCCATCCTATCACCTACAGGTGAGTTTGTTTCTAGATTACCCCCTAGGTTAGGAAGAAGGGATGAAATACAACTTGTTTTAGAAAGAACTGTCATCAATGTGGAAAATATTTTAGTGGAGCCGAGGACGGGAGATCAATTAATTTTAGTTAGATTCTTAGAACCAACAGAGGGTATGTGGACAATTAGGCTTTTTGGTGATGTTGTAGTTGTAGGGCGATACAATATTTGGTTAGAAAGAGAGGGGTGGATTAATCCAGCTACACAGTTTTTAAGATCTAATCCAAGTATAACGGTAACGACTCTTGGTACAGCTGAAAATCCTATAACAGTAGGTGCTTACAACCATTTTGATAATAGTTTGTTTATAGGTTCAGGAAGAGGTCCAACAAGAGATGGTAGATTAAAACCTGACATAGTAGCACCTGGGGTGAATGTATTAGGGCCTATGCCTAACAACCAGATAGGTATTATGACAGGTACTAGTGTTGCAGCAGCTCATGTTGCTGGTGGAGCAGCACTTTTACTAGAATGGGGTATTCTTCTAGGTAACAATCCAATGTTAAATACGACAACCGTCAAAAAAATGTTAGTTCGAGGAGCAATAAGAAGGCCTCAATTTGATTATCCTAATAATCAATGGGGTTATGGCACTTTAAATCTTATAAATACATTAGAAATACTTAGAGGATAG
- a CDS encoding S8 family peptidase, which produces MNDKEGVNATEAIQVSCREVIVSNEYADLIVQYEGNIATAMSALNGICYQIIDERYAVIHTFRNMITDIPQQLVSAVEFPMQPRLLGPTGLGSIDAAGILIFHTQPYVPLRGRGVIVGFVDSGIDYTHPSFIYEDNTTKILSIWDQSIQEGEPPLNFQYGTEYTEDDINNALASENPFEIVPSIDETGHGTFLAGVAAGRYVDQIAGAAPDADIIMVKLKPGKNYIREIYLLRDDAITYQDNDIMLGINYLMQKAAIYGRPLVICVGLGNNQGAHDGTSVLEEYLSRIARTRGYSVVVSTGNEANLAHHYLGNYPPGEPFQDVEITVAGNERGLNVQIWVQTPDIYSVGIISPTGEVIPRIAPRLRVREEFQLLLERSRVYIEYQRIEEKSGDQLILLRFDLPTQGIWTIRVYGDVVVSGQYNMWMDREGWIQPATQFLRPNFNTTLTLPSTSREPISVGAYNHMDNSVYIGSGRGPTRDGRLKPDLVAPGVNVLGPLPNNTYGTMTGTSVSAAHVAGASALLLEWGIVQGNAPLLNTRLIKKMLMRGATRRPPVVYPNFEWGYGSLNLINSFNILRGTID; this is translated from the coding sequence ATGAATGATAAGGAGGGTGTAAATGCTACAGAAGCCATTCAAGTGAGTTGTAGAGAAGTAATTGTATCCAATGAATATGCAGATTTAATTGTTCAGTATGAAGGAAATATTGCTACAGCTATGTCAGCTTTAAATGGCATTTGTTATCAGATTATTGATGAACGATATGCGGTTATACATACATTTAGGAATATGATTACGGATATACCACAACAACTAGTAAGTGCAGTAGAGTTTCCGATGCAACCAAGGTTACTTGGGCCAACAGGTCTAGGCAGTATTGATGCTGCTGGGATATTAATATTTCATACACAACCTTATGTGCCCCTTAGAGGTAGAGGTGTGATTGTTGGATTTGTAGATTCTGGAATAGACTATACACATCCATCCTTCATTTATGAAGATAATACAACTAAAATATTATCCATATGGGATCAAAGTATTCAAGAAGGAGAGCCCCCTTTGAATTTTCAATATGGTACAGAATACACAGAAGACGATATTAATAATGCATTAGCAAGTGAGAATCCCTTTGAGATTGTGCCCTCCATTGATGAAACAGGTCATGGCACATTTTTAGCAGGTGTTGCAGCAGGGCGTTATGTAGATCAGATTGCTGGTGCTGCTCCAGATGCAGATATTATTATGGTTAAATTAAAGCCAGGAAAAAATTATATTAGAGAGATATATTTATTAAGAGATGACGCCATTACCTATCAAGATAATGATATTATGCTAGGTATAAATTATCTAATGCAAAAAGCAGCGATATATGGTAGACCATTGGTTATATGCGTCGGTTTGGGCAATAATCAAGGGGCTCATGATGGCACTTCTGTTTTGGAAGAATACTTGTCTAGAATTGCAAGAACAAGAGGGTATTCTGTGGTGGTATCAACAGGAAATGAAGCTAATTTGGCTCATCATTACTTAGGAAACTATCCACCAGGTGAACCCTTCCAAGATGTTGAAATTACTGTTGCAGGTAATGAAAGAGGATTAAATGTTCAAATTTGGGTTCAAACCCCTGATATTTATTCAGTAGGCATAATATCTCCAACAGGAGAAGTGATACCACGAATAGCACCTCGTTTAAGGGTTAGAGAAGAGTTTCAGTTATTATTAGAAAGATCAAGAGTATATATAGAGTATCAACGCATTGAGGAAAAATCAGGAGATCAGTTAATTCTACTTCGTTTTGATTTACCTACACAAGGTATTTGGACAATAAGAGTATATGGAGATGTGGTTGTTTCAGGACAGTATAATATGTGGATGGATAGAGAAGGGTGGATTCAGCCTGCTACTCAATTTTTAAGACCTAATTTCAATACAACTTTAACCTTACCAAGTACATCTAGGGAACCTATAAGTGTAGGGGCATATAATCATATGGATAATAGTGTTTATATTGGTTCAGGGCGAGGACCTACAAGAGATGGTAGATTAAAGCCTGATTTGGTAGCACCAGGGGTAAATGTATTAGGTCCACTACCAAACAATACCTACGGAACAATGACAGGTACAAGTGTGTCGGCAGCCCATGTTGCAGGAGCTTCTGCCCTGTTACTTGAATGGGGAATAGTACAAGGAAATGCCCCATTACTCAATACTAGGTTAATTAAAAAAATGCTTATGCGTGGCGCTACAAGAAGGCCGCCTGTGGTTTATCCAAATTTTGAGTGGGGATATGGTTCTTTAAATCTTATTAATTCCTTTAATATTTTAAGAGGGACAATTGATTAA
- a CDS encoding S8 family peptidase, with product MIRKNVKDILTKQFQEMPNTNEVMVSEAYADILIPFTKDLEERLGIYEARHYQFITDKYVLVHIPLDRYYEILFRFQEIDINVIPSVLGPYSIDALDASGVLPFHTHPFVPLRGSGVLIGFVDSGIDYTHPTFLYEDNTTKIVSIWDQTIEGNPPQNFIYGTEYTEEEINRALESENPYDIVPSRDDTGHGTFLAGIAAGRYVIEEGFAGAAPDAEILMVKVKEAKAYLKRDYLIREDAIVYANTDVILGIKYLLNKAVALRRPIVICIGLGTNIGGHDGTAIIEEIIAEVGDVVGVAIIVCAGNEANLGHHYLGVYPQGQRFQDVDIRIAPNEKGITFRLWASAPDIYSVGILSPMGEFISRLSPRIGQREEIKLLLERSRVYVEYQLMDKRTGDQMIVFRIEEPTPGIWTLRVYGDLVVSGNYNIWLPREGWSDPATQFLLPSPSMTVTIPGTNTIPITVGAYNHLDDSLYISSGRGPTRNLMIKPDLVAPGVNIRGPIPNNTYGTRTGTSISTAQVAGAAAILFEWGIVEGRLPQMDTRIIRKLLIRGATRRVGISYPNNEWGFGALNLLNSYELLRGTF from the coding sequence ATGATTCGTAAAAATGTAAAAGATATACTAACAAAACAATTTCAAGAAATGCCTAATACCAATGAAGTTATGGTTTCAGAAGCCTATGCAGATATTCTAATTCCTTTTACAAAAGATTTAGAAGAAAGATTGGGGATATATGAAGCAAGGCATTATCAATTTATTACAGATAAGTATGTATTAGTGCATATCCCTTTAGATAGATATTATGAAATACTATTTAGGTTTCAAGAAATAGATATTAATGTTATTCCTAGTGTACTAGGACCTTACAGCATAGATGCCTTGGATGCATCAGGGGTATTGCCTTTTCATACCCATCCTTTTGTGCCTTTAAGAGGAAGTGGCGTATTAATTGGCTTTGTAGATTCAGGTATCGACTATACCCATCCCACCTTTCTATATGAAGACAATACAACGAAGATTGTATCCATTTGGGATCAAACTATTGAAGGCAATCCACCACAAAATTTTATATATGGAACAGAGTATACGGAAGAAGAAATAAATAGGGCACTAGAAAGTGAAAATCCATATGATATTGTCCCATCAAGAGATGATACTGGACATGGGACATTTCTTGCAGGAATTGCTGCAGGCAGATATGTTATTGAAGAAGGGTTTGCAGGAGCTGCTCCAGATGCAGAAATTCTTATGGTCAAAGTAAAAGAAGCCAAAGCATACTTAAAAAGAGATTATTTAATAAGAGAGGATGCCATTGTTTATGCCAATACAGATGTCATATTGGGTATAAAGTATTTACTTAACAAAGCAGTAGCCTTAAGGCGTCCTATTGTTATTTGTATAGGACTTGGCACTAATATTGGAGGACACGATGGAACGGCTATTATAGAAGAAATAATCGCTGAAGTTGGAGATGTGGTTGGCGTAGCAATAATTGTTTGTGCAGGAAATGAAGCCAATTTAGGCCATCATTATCTAGGTGTATATCCCCAAGGTCAGAGATTTCAAGACGTGGATATAAGAATTGCACCTAATGAAAAGGGGATTACATTTAGACTATGGGCAAGTGCCCCTGATATATATTCAGTTGGTATCCTATCTCCTATGGGAGAATTTATTAGTAGATTATCACCAAGAATTGGTCAACGAGAAGAAATAAAATTATTATTAGAGCGATCTAGGGTATATGTAGAATACCAACTTATGGATAAAAGAACAGGGGATCAAATGATTGTATTTAGAATTGAAGAGCCAACGCCAGGAATATGGACTTTAAGAGTTTATGGTGATCTAGTTGTTTCTGGTAATTATAATATTTGGCTACCTAGAGAAGGTTGGTCAGATCCAGCCACTCAATTTTTATTGCCTAGTCCTAGTATGACAGTCACCATACCAGGGACCAATACTATTCCTATTACTGTTGGGGCATACAATCACTTAGATGATAGTTTGTATATTTCTTCAGGAAGAGGACCGACAAGGAATTTAATGATTAAACCAGACTTGGTAGCCCCAGGGGTTAATATTAGAGGACCTATACCTAATAATACTTATGGTACTAGAACAGGCACTAGTATTTCAACTGCTCAAGTTGCAGGTGCTGCAGCCATATTATTTGAATGGGGTATTGTAGAGGGTAGACTTCCGCAAATGGATACAAGAATTATTAGAAAACTACTTATAAGAGGTGCTACAAGAAGAGTGGGCATATCTTATCCAAATAACGAGTGGGGGTTTGGGGCATTAAATCTTTTAAATTCATATGAGTTATTAAGAGGGACATTTTAA
- the msrA gene encoding peptide-methionine (S)-S-oxide reductase MsrA — protein sequence MKEIVLAGGCFWGVEAYLNLIPGVTHTKAVYANGITKNPTYEDVLTGQTKFVEAVYIEYNEKILSLQQLIEAYWKIIDPTLLNQQGPDMGEQYRTGIYYVDEDDLATIKISLSLEQKKYTKPIVTEIKPLENFFIAEEYHQQYLRKNPNGYCHINLSLYK from the coding sequence ATGAAAGAAATCGTTTTAGCAGGGGGATGTTTTTGGGGTGTGGAAGCCTATTTAAACTTAATTCCTGGTGTAACGCACACTAAGGCAGTTTATGCCAATGGCATCACCAAAAATCCAACTTATGAAGATGTTCTAACAGGACAGACCAAGTTTGTAGAAGCTGTTTATATTGAGTACAATGAAAAAATTCTTTCTTTACAACAACTCATAGAGGCGTATTGGAAAATCATTGACCCTACTTTACTGAATCAACAAGGTCCTGATATGGGTGAACAATATAGAACTGGTATTTATTATGTTGATGAAGATGATCTTGCTACCATTAAAATATCTTTATCATTAGAACAGAAAAAATACACTAAACCAATTGTTACTGAAATTAAACCACTGGAGAATTTCTTTATTGCAGAAGAATACCATCAACAATATCTAAGAAAAAACCCAAATGGGTATTGTCATATCAATTTGTCACTATACAAATAG
- a CDS encoding methyl-accepting chemotaxis protein: MKTIKIKLIVSIMLLSVTIISSIGFFTYRKSSEEIEDILKNNTSQYIFQIENAIDNFLAIYEQGLDFVSRDPYIQGFYHNQELSENVSAAFNNFVKTYPSVNYIYFGSRDKDMFIRPFIDVGNDYDPTIRPWYEDAVAENRIIWTDPYFDPVNNEMTISVAKPIYNNNSLTGVLSLDLDMDYIIQMIDGIQVGQEGYVFVVDKEGKTLLHNNRDVIGEPIPIAELFDAVTSKHEGIVEYNYNNSDRIGVFTTNDRLGWVISAVIEVDEINEHTEEILMYTLIIGFFALILSIIVALIIANPIAKGIQHLRKIMAQIKEGNFKVEAHVLTKDELNELARDLNQMVENVSDLLRNTKEVVGNVTLASEELAASSGETNASAEQIALTIEQITIGASEQAGDAEKGAALIDGLSSKLEHLSTNTISISSKTNEVIDLSKKGNEVMTDLGHKTKLNDEATKKIEEAILALNNKSSQITSILGAISSIAEQTNLLALNASIEAARAGEHGRGFAVVAEEIRKLAEDAQKSAREIGSIINDMQKESENTVKIMGEVKEISNIQSVAVENVNTTFNNVNESIGFITGLINQANGFLEEILEDKDNIVKAIESVSSVSEETAAATEEISASMEQQTSAIEDVAKQAEVLNQLGEKLRNQINKFTI; encoded by the coding sequence ATGAAAACAATAAAAATTAAATTAATAGTATCCATTATGTTGCTATCGGTAACCATTATTTCCTCTATAGGTTTTTTTACTTATAGAAAATCATCTGAAGAAATAGAAGATATTTTAAAAAACAATACAAGTCAATATATTTTTCAAATTGAAAATGCTATTGATAATTTTCTAGCTATATATGAACAAGGATTGGATTTTGTCTCTAGAGACCCGTATATCCAAGGGTTTTATCATAATCAAGAACTATCAGAAAATGTCAGTGCTGCTTTTAATAATTTTGTAAAAACCTATCCTAGTGTTAATTATATTTATTTTGGCTCTAGGGATAAGGATATGTTTATTCGACCATTTATCGATGTAGGAAATGATTATGACCCTACAATTAGACCTTGGTACGAAGATGCAGTTGCTGAGAATAGAATTATTTGGACGGACCCCTATTTTGATCCAGTAAATAATGAAATGACCATCTCTGTGGCTAAACCAATATATAACAATAACAGTCTAACAGGTGTTTTGTCTTTAGATTTAGATATGGATTATATCATTCAAATGATAGATGGAATTCAAGTAGGACAAGAAGGTTATGTTTTTGTTGTAGATAAAGAAGGAAAGACATTATTACATAACAATAGAGATGTTATAGGAGAGCCTATTCCTATTGCTGAATTATTTGATGCTGTAACATCAAAGCATGAAGGTATAGTAGAGTATAATTACAACAATAGTGATAGAATTGGGGTTTTTACCACTAATGATAGGTTAGGTTGGGTTATATCTGCAGTAATTGAAGTAGATGAAATTAATGAACATACAGAAGAGATTCTTATGTATACTTTAATTATAGGCTTTTTTGCATTAATACTTTCAATAATTGTAGCTCTAATTATTGCAAACCCAATTGCTAAAGGAATACAACATCTTAGAAAAATAATGGCTCAAATAAAAGAGGGTAATTTTAAAGTAGAGGCTCATGTATTAACAAAAGATGAGCTTAATGAATTGGCAAGAGATTTAAATCAGATGGTTGAAAATGTTAGTGATCTTCTAAGAAATACAAAAGAAGTGGTCGGTAATGTAACCTTAGCTTCAGAAGAATTAGCAGCTTCATCTGGGGAAACAAATGCTTCAGCTGAACAGATTGCCTTAACCATAGAACAAATTACCATAGGAGCATCAGAACAAGCTGGAGATGCAGAAAAAGGTGCTGCCTTAATAGATGGTTTAAGCAGTAAGTTAGAACATTTGTCAACAAATACAATAAGTATATCTAGTAAAACAAATGAAGTAATAGATTTAAGTAAAAAAGGTAATGAAGTGATGACGGACTTAGGACATAAGACCAAACTTAATGATGAGGCAACTAAAAAGATTGAAGAGGCTATTCTAGCATTAAACAATAAATCGAGTCAAATAACTTCTATCCTGGGAGCAATTAGTTCAATTGCAGAACAAACCAACTTATTAGCTTTAAATGCTTCTATTGAAGCGGCAAGAGCGGGAGAACATGGACGAGGATTTGCAGTAGTAGCTGAAGAAATTAGAAAGCTGGCTGAAGATGCACAAAAATCAGCAAGAGAAATTGGTAGTATCATAAATGATATGCAAAAGGAAAGTGAAAATACTGTTAAAATAATGGGAGAAGTAAAAGAAATTTCAAATATACAATCTGTAGCAGTGGAGAATGTTAATACAACTTTTAACAATGTAAATGAATCTATTGGATTTATAACAGGATTAATTAATCAAGCCAATGGATTTTTAGAAGAAATACTTGAAGATAAAGATAATATTGTAAAAGCCATAGAAAGTGTTTCATCTGTATCAGAAGAAACAGCTGCAGCAACTGAAGAAATAAGTGCTTCTATGGAACAACAAACTTCAGCTATAGAAGATGTTGCTAAGCAAGCAGAAGTGTTAAATCAATTAGGTGAAAAATTAAGGAATCAGATTAATAAATTTACTATCTAG
- a CDS encoding aromatic acid exporter family protein: MAIYHFLRLKKEAHLFDTKIYLIKSFVSVFTAYIIAVNSPILRLDIISILFGLMMTLEPVTVSGIKSGWDQIYSTAIGASSTAIIITLFGINGITVALSVAFTLYICIRMNWRTISPVAIFTAIYMTQYVQLNVAGEPSAFLTFRLRMMALAFGVLIAVFYNFIFSLFAYKSLPVKRIIYIINEQILILNKIKETIENNNEDIDSIRNKIQSAFSNIDWIYKHIKDMKKDITITRNEKRKIETYEEIIESIRGINHINYDSCFYISNNNMDTIRVINLDILQDIITAMLNVRKKLNNEPYDEKVFIEIKKDMTAYNRLDENIDNIKGIVAKIQQLSEKI, encoded by the coding sequence ATGGCAATATATCATTTTCTAAGATTAAAGAAAGAAGCACATTTATTTGATACAAAAATTTATTTAATAAAATCCTTTGTATCTGTTTTTACAGCTTATATCATAGCTGTTAATAGCCCAATACTAAGACTAGATATCATCTCCATTTTATTTGGATTAATGATGACATTAGAGCCAGTGACGGTAAGTGGTATAAAAAGTGGCTGGGATCAAATTTATTCTACAGCAATAGGAGCCAGTTCAACGGCTATTATTATTACGTTATTTGGTATCAATGGCATTACAGTAGCCCTTAGTGTTGCCTTTACCTTATACATATGTATTCGTATGAATTGGAGAACAATATCTCCTGTAGCAATATTCACAGCCATTTATATGACTCAGTATGTTCAATTGAATGTGGCAGGTGAACCAAGTGCCTTTTTAACTTTTCGATTAAGAATGATGGCATTGGCCTTTGGTGTTCTAATTGCTGTCTTTTATAATTTTATCTTTTCTTTATTTGCTTATAAAAGTCTACCAGTTAAAAGGATCATATACATTATTAATGAGCAGATACTTATTCTAAATAAAATAAAAGAAACCATTGAAAACAATAATGAGGACATAGATAGTATACGAAATAAGATTCAAAGTGCATTTAGTAATATAGATTGGATATATAAACACATAAAGGACATGAAGAAAGATATAACCATTACAAGGAATGAAAAAAGAAAAATAGAAACTTATGAAGAAATTATTGAAAGCATAAGAGGTATTAATCATATTAATTACGATTCTTGTTTTTATATTTCTAATAATAATATGGATACCATAAGGGTTATTAACCTAGATATTTTACAGGACATAATAACTGCCATGCTAAATGTTAGGAAAAAATTAAATAATGAGCCTTATGATGAGAAAGTTTTCATAGAAATTAAGAAGGATATGACAGCTTACAATAGGTTGGATGAAAACATAGATAATATTAAAGGCATTGTCGCTAAGATTCAACAGCTATCTGAAAAGATTTAG